attatagGAAAATTCATTGTGAGGAGAcctacaaaaagaagaaattcagGTCAGTTTGAAGTTGCTTGTGCCCTGAGCTTGTTCAAGAAAGGATTAGGGAATCGGAGATTTCAAAGACATAAGGCGAGCTTCttggaaatagaaaaaaaagtaagagagaatcataaaattctattatcaaatctactaattaattaacaactaATCAATtcgttaataattaattaaattatatttaattaatatttcagtcacatcttatttgaatgaatatctctccaatagcttataaatttatattaacataattaattaaatcatatttaattaatatttcattttttcctatatcttacatatttatattaatataattaattaaatcatatttaattaatatttcattcaaatcttatttgaatgaatatctctacaatatcttatagatttaattaaatcaaatttaattaaacgaaactaactattaattaattctccaattaattaatagctaaattaaatatcttatatttaacttaaattaaatttgaatcatatttaaataaagtttCTCTCgcaatcaataattttaatataatccaatttacattaaattaatatttgaactcattaaaatattttatctctcgtaaattaattttgaatcatatccaaaattaaatttatataataaagtttgataaactttacaTTATAATGTAtgatacattaaactaattttagagtaaatttgaacatttcatattataaacaatataaataaatttcattaccTTTATGATCTAGGAAGAGGACttaatggacctacagataAGAAGCTAcaatgatatgagattaattgactaaactcattaaccacattaatcaatattcgttaattgtgtgtacactccactaaagactcacagttGAACTCTTgtcactgtagatatatttatatgtccacggatatagaccaataacagtaagttagtccttcacgagtgttcgtaacaccagctaggtcaatttaccattttacccttgggtTACCTCTGATTcttaaatatcagtgctcATGTACTGAACAACTTCTTTATAGTACTaccaataaatagaaaccCCTCTCGTGTCATAGAGAAGGTAAGACCTTTTATTCAAAACCTgaagacaccatttaagggaattATCATCTACTTACTGTAAAGTAgggaatgagtgaatttcatcttgtgtaattatgttctcaGTTCTccactcggtcttgtccccaaaatgataagcttattgagtcaaCGATCACAccactctcacccgtacaaatcaaagaacaatCCATCGCGAGtaggagttcataatacactcaggattgagactaagttacctaggtcatcctagtgaaataaaaacctaactagttaacggagttacatctaaTGATTACTATTTCGCGGTtcgatcttatgcaaactcattgcataggataccctcactcgcatgtcaactacatgaacacgttagatcattgtgtttgtatcaatacaaagtgagccatatccatagtgttattaggataaggtacccagcCTTATCTTTATACTATAAATCATTTAAGTtaatctcgaacattgatccatgtatgtctctacatattgttcaagactcattaagCAGCTTAGGATGTtggtttattggatttgggttattaagacaaaactaataatataatcaataacaattattactataataacactttattgaTAACAGTTagtggattatatttacaatttaccagttttaggacataagtCCCAACAGAGAGGAATTTCACGACTAGGGCTTTATTCAAGTGACTGTGAGTAACACCACGATTTCTATAGTAtttctaaacatgaatttagGCCTTGCAAGCAATAGCTTGTACAAATGATTTATGAACATGATTTCCAAGTTATTATCAAGTCATGATTTATGATACATGCTTATAAACTGTTATTCAAGTTACACTATGTTTGAATGATTTCATGATCAAGTTTAAAGAAatgttttcaatgttttcaaatatttttaccCATGTTCGAATATTTCATGAGACTTATTGTATACATGTGGTGAACTCCATACTGATGGTATGGTTGACGAGCATATAGTTTATATCCGAAAACGGATAACTTGATCAACTTTTCCACATCACAAATCTTACCTTTTCTTACTCAGCCTCAACGCCCGGTTACCTAACGAAGGAAAACTTAAACACGTAAGTCAAATACACTTCTCTTATTCATTTCCACAAAGAACATAAATCCTTTCCCTCGTCAAACCTACTGTGATTCACTCTCACCAGTATCTTGCGATTAAGCTATTGTGATGTTCACTCCATCCACAACATCTGGGAAGTTTCCTGATTCATTTCTTGGTGCACTGATAGTCCACACGACGCCATCCACATTATACGCACACCACATAATCATTGTTCACTTACTAGGAATAAAGCTAATGGTTTGCACACATTCATCACAATCAACACATAGAAagtaatatttttctcttttcaaacaacaatacaataataataacacaaaGAGGTATAGAACGTGCTATGCATAACTCAGAATGTGAGGCCCAAATCCAAAAAGGGGAGTCTTGTTGAGAGATTGTTTTGGATAAGTGTTGAGACAGTTCACAAGAAAgaatgcaaaataaataaataaataataaacgaTATGAAGTGAAATGCATATGGAGGTAAGCAACGCGATGAGAACAGCTGGCAAGAAGAAAGCATACATAAGGCGCCAAAAGTTAGGCATTTAGCATGGTGCTAAAAGAAGAGAGTAAGTTAGAAGACTATTGATGATCgacttttcattttagaaagatCATCCCACTCCTCGGTGCCTCTCTTGTTCAACAGGTCTCCCTTTTTCGGATCTAGGCCTTACAAATTAGAAGACTTCATTGATATTAGCATGATAGCTTGAAGCGAATGAAACGATTGAACTTTGTTATTAATAAGATTTATACTTGATGTCAAGTGGAGTACTTAGCTACAGTAGTACTCTTGATAGACTCAGCTTTCTAGATGTGGAAGTGAGGGTCGCttcttataaaattttaggcAAATTTTCTAGAGCGTCcactaaattgaaatttacGTGCTAAGCTTTAAACCACAGGTTTTCGAACTGCACTCGAATAATGCTCTAAGTTAAAGGTTATTAGAGATGGAGTTCAAAATCAAGAGTTGCTCTAGTATATTCTAAATCTCTTTCACTATGTAAAGGTTCAAGTCGTCACATGCATTTGTTTAAGCATAACATTATATAGATTGACATGCTCgatgtttaaaattttcaagtaatgaactatattaataaaaaaaatcaggtgggggatttttttatgaaaattttgttttgaaaaaatcatattaatattttgttccAAATTGAGATTCCCACGTTGCTAGGAATGCAAAGTGAAAGCTTCACCTTATACCTTATGTTGCCAATTTTGACCTCAAGGAGTACCCATGTTTTGGAGAAGTTGAGGAGATTGACAAATGTAGATTCATATCATCTCCACATACACATGGCATagtgagaaattaaatagtgaaattctatttttattaaagcTTTTATTCGTTGAGGCTGAGGCGTTGGTGGACCACCAACGTCTCAACCGTTGAAGCATTACACTTTGTGGTCTCAACCGTTGAAATGTTACACTTTGTAATGACAATTTAAGCATTACGAATATCAAGTTTATCGTTATCATATAAGATTTCCctatttctactttttttttattattattatcattatcaggagaaagaaatataaaaatgataattttaaaaagaaaaaaaaggacagAGAAGAAGGATCTGGTGACTTCCTACTTCACATCCTCTTCAATTTAAATCACTGCATTCATCCAAGCTAAAGCAACGACTAGTTCAAGACAATGTTTATTATGCAGTGAAGAAAAGCAGAAACCTTTTATTTAGCACTGTTTTGCTTCTTCGTTTTGTTAAATGCATTCATCTTGAAAATATAGCAGTCAAGCTTCCAACAGATTTATACTTGCTCAACTAATGTTGTAAGCTTACAATGTAATATCTTAGTACGCAACTACAAAACTACTAATTTACAACATTCTCTAACAATATCTAAAACCCTCATCAACAATTTATCTAAAATCCCCATAAACCCGCTGCCTAACCATGTTCCATGAGAGGTTGGAACGCATCACCGTGTCTTCATCCAAAATTAGTATATAGGAGATGACGAACATGTTCTCTCACTAATGAAATACGTTTTAACTTCTACACGGCCCAGAAAGGTTTTCGATTTGCTATGCCACCAGTAGTGTTATCGCTGTTCAATGATTCAACCCCTTCCTCTGAATCGTCATCTTCTCCATATTCCATTAGCTTCACTAATGTATCTGTATACAATTATCAAACAGTATCACACGTAGAAACCAAAATGCAAGCAGGTTAGTAATTAAATGGTATCTTTTTCACacgaattaaaaaaaataaaatgaagtgaGCAgagaatttaagaaaataaaataaaatgacagGAGCAGATAATATTGTTATAGCATGATTGGGTACAGATGTCAACGTAGAAGACAGATAGACAAGTATTCCCACCTGAGACAACATCGTGTTTAATGGTGTCCAACGAAAGTTCCTTATCTTGCACTATGACCTTAACTGCTGATGTAGATTTTTTTGGTGTGGGTGGAGGTGGCATGGATCGTGGTTGAGGTGGTCCCATTCCATTGGACGATCGTTGAACAAGCTTCCTAGGAGCTGGCATATTTGATACACTTTTCACAGTGGGTTTGTTTGAGGGGTTGTTCGAAAGTTCTGAATCCTGTAAGTGGAATTAGAAGGGGAACATACAACATAATTGAACCAATTCCAAATCAGACACTGCAAAAAGCCTACCGGAGCAATGAGCATCTATAAAGCTATTTGACTTGTAAATTACCGATCAAATCATGCAAAAAATGGCGATTTGAAAAATGGTCATTGAACTAAAATGTGGTGGATATGTCAAAACGTCATTAAACTAAAGTGCGATTTAAATCGTTGGAAAAATGGCACTGTTGACAGAAATCAAAACACGAGAAATGGAAATTTCTACATCACGAGAGCAGGACACCAAGAATGGTATAGCTACAAAAGACCTTAAGGAGATTACTAGAAGACAAAATATCACTGCATGGAAACAAAGTGGAGGGAAACAAAGTGGAGAGAAACAAAGAAGACAATATCACTGCATAGAAACGAAGTAGAGAGACAAAGAAGACAAAATATCACTGGAAACAACAGAGTGGAGAGAAACAACATAGTTGACACAAATTTCATTCCTCGTTAGATATTTGAGGGCATTAACAGTCATCAGTTCCTGAGATACAAAACAAACCAATGTTCCAACAATGTGGTCCATGAACTTCAGCCTGTAAAGCTTCAAAAGTCAGAGATAATACCTGTAACATTAAGCACTAAGGTTAGCCAAAGACAAGCTGCATATTGTAAATAGGTCATTCTGAACAAAGGCAGTGACGTAATATTACAATTGAGGAGGTGCAGATATGACAAAGAAAGACTGACGTCATTAAATATGCAACTATAGACTACGAGCTATAGCTAAAATTCAGAATAAGAAAGACCATATCTATTCAAGACTTTCCAGATGtacaatatctttttttttataggaaacATGtgtattcatataacaaaatagatCAACCTAAGAACAAGGGACAAGAGAGTCCTCCCCCGAAGAAACTGAAAAATGatggccttccaattgttaaATATCATTGAAAGGTTATAATTACAGAACtgtttggtgtaattcgtACTCCACCAAAAAGTTGTGTTGCAacacagtccaaaaagaatcaaaagaattatggCTATCTTCAAAAACTCtactattcctttctttccaaatgcacCACAAAAGGGACCGAGTAGCACATCTCCATAAGATGTTTCCTTTTGGGCTAAAACCTCTAATGTTGAGCCCTTCAATCAACCAGCTATCAACCTTACTAGGAAGACAAAGCTCCAAAtcaaaaaattctaaacaaaGTGTTCCAAGCTTTCCTAGTAAAGAGACAGTGCAAAAATAAGTGGTCCAAAGTTTCCCCGCAACACATCGAGGGGCTAAGCATAGTGTactgaagtttttttttgtagcttCTCGTGAATGTTAAGGCTTCTATAAGCAAGCGAccataagaaattttttacctttttcgGAATTTTAGTCTTCCAAATGTGACGAATCGAATGAACAACAATGGAGGGGGATCTCTTGGTTCAGTTGAGAAAAGTAGACTTCATAGTAAAGCTGCCACTAACGTTAGGCATCCATTTAAGACTATCATCACCATCCGAGGGAGCcctagaatgaaaattttctaaaattgaggCCACGTTGACAAGCTCATTATCGAACATATTTCTTCTAAGGCCCAAGCTCCACGAATGAGTAACAATACACCAACATGCAGCCACATAAGCATCCATATTCAATGACAAGGAGAACAAGTTAGGAAATTTTTCTGCAAGTGGCTCCACGCCACACCAATTGTCCTTCCAAAATCTGATTTTGGTTCCTCTTCCCAGCACAAAAGCTGAGAATTTAAAGGTCTCCTTGTGCTTCAAAATACCAGCCCATATCTATAAGATTTTCCCCTGTTCGGTTTAGTAGACCACCCATTCTCCTCTAAGCCGTAAATGGCCACAATTAAGCGCCTCCATAAGGAGGCTTCTTCCTTGCTAAACCTCCAAAACCATTCAGTGAGAAGAGCAGTGTTCTTTTGCCTAAACGAGTCAATCTCAAGACCACCATAACAGATCGAGCGGGACGTACAATCCCATTTGACGAGGTGGGCAACCAAATTAGTAGACCCTCCTATCCAAACAAAATTCCTAATCATCTTTTCCAATCTATTGATAACACCCGTCGGAGCTTGGGCAAAGGAGAACAAATAACAAGGAAGGCTATTGAGAACTGATTGCACAAGAGTTAACCTACCTCCTTTGGAGAGGGACACGTTCCTCAACCGGTCGATTATATATCTGAATTGCTCTTCAAGGGTGTTCCACATCTCTTTTCTGTTACGACTCCCTCCAATAGAAAAGCCCAAGTAATTAAAGGGAAGACTACCAACCGAGCACCACATAGAGTTAGTATAAGGAGCCAAGTCACCACTGTTAAGGTTAATACCGATCAGGGACGTTTTGGATCTATTAAGGGATAAACCAACTTCCAAAAGAAAGATATCGATCACCTTCCACCACGTCTCCAAATTTCCATCCTcctaagaagaaaaaagaagagtgtGACTGCATACTGAAGGTGGGTTAAATCATCTGACAAGTTCTCAAAATGAAAGCCTTTTAAACTCCTTTTCTCATTACAGTAGTGAATAAGGCAACTTAGAGTATCTCCCACGatcataaaaagtaaaaagaaaaggggcaAGAGGATCACCCTGACGAATGCCCCTTTTAGCAAGAATCTTTCCTCTAGGCCTACCATTGACAATGATGGAAAAATTAGTCGTCGACAAACAGCCCCAGATCCATCTCCTCCATCTCTTACCAAAGTTTTTGAGTTTCATAGCCATATCAAGAAAAGCCCAATCCACCTTATCACACGCTTTGTCCAGATCAAGCTTCAAAAGAACGCCTTTTCTACCTTTTAAAGACCATTCGTCAATAGCCTCAGAAGCAATCAGAATAGCATCAAGAATTTTCCTTCCCACCACAAAGGCCATTTGAGaatcattaattattgtaggaagaacttttttaagttttgttgcAAGTACCTTGgaaataattttatacaaGGAGGTACGGCTTATGGGTCTGAAATCACTAGACAAAGGACAATGAAACgcaaaagaaagagacaaaaaaTTGTTGGTAGAAGGCAAAACAGAGACCACAGAATGACACCTCATGGAGATGAGAGGGAACAAACTGTAGAGGAAGAGGAGTCTATCTCCCTTCCACCATCCTTCCAAAAATACCCATCACCCACGTACAACTAACCTAAATGAACCAGCAGAAAAGTGGAAACCTCTCAGCAATCGATTTCCGTAGGATTCTAAATCTACTTTTGGACCCCAACCAGAGGACCAGCGATAAGGATGGAGACCATACCATGCATACACAAACTCACAACAACCTTGTGGCATAAAATGCCAGTCTCCCAAAAAAATGCCACAGCCATTTGACCAAGAAGGCCCCATGCATGCTATATAAGCTTGGGTAATAGGAGAGGAAGGGCAAATAGGCTTAGAGAGAAACAGTGAGGCATTTCTTGGCCTGTTCGGTTAATATGATTATGGGACAGACCTTTTGGCTTGGTTGGGTAATATATTCACGGGAGAAACAAGAGCTCTCAAATACTCCCTTTGTTTGTATCACTCTTATTATTAGCAATTAATAGAATGAGTTCTATCACGAGGCAAGGCAGAAACCCTATCACTTTAAATTGACGCAATTCACACAAAACCCTGCAaaagaactttcaaaatgaattCTTCATCTCAGACACTTATTCAAGCACATGTCCACGTTATTATCCAGTTGGCTGTAATTCTGATATATTTATGCAAGGATTGGCATTAAACAAGTCACAACCTTCACACTTGAAAAGCTTGTTCTTCCTCAATGATCCCTTTAGAATGgctcaaaatacaaaacaaataaagtgGTAAACGCTCAAACAAGAGTGAGTAAATACCTGATTGCTTATCGAGGAACCCTGCACACAAATTGGTAGCTCTTGAAATTTACGTCTCTGATTAGGGCGTTTTTCTTTCTCTGCATCAGAGTTAACATTCATATTTGACACGCTCAGTGCTGGCCTGTTTGGGACAGCTACAGGTGTGGTAGTTGAAGATACTTGTTTAAGGGCAAGGGCAACTTGCTGCAAAGGTGTTGCTTGAGGATATATTCCACTATATCCATTATAGTTTGTCCCGCCAGATATAAGTGGCTTGATATAACTAATGGCGGTTGATTGAGACTGAGGCAGTCCAGATTGTAATATTGAACCTTGAGAGATGACAGGAGCAACTCCTGGTATAACTGAAGAAACTGGTGAGACTATGGTAGGAGAAGCTGACGAGATCAAACTTGAAGCTGAACTTGTAGTTGGCTCGTTTCCCAAGCTCTCAACTCTTGCGAACTGTGGTGTTGAACAAAGTAGTTGAGGTGGAACAGCACTATAAACTTTTGGCAGAGGTGGAACAGCTCCATACACCTGAAGTGGAGGTGGAACGGCTCCATAGACCTGTGGGGGAGGTGGAACAGCTCCATAAACCTGCTGTGGAGGTGGAACAGCACTATAAACCTTACATGATGAAACCCTAAAACAGTTGGAAACATCGGCGAAAGTTATACCTTAATAGTTAACACAAATATACAATGACAGCTCAAgcaacaacaaattaaatgatttcACTGTCCATAAGAAATGATATAGTACACAAAAAGGCTGAAATGCTTAACCTGATCTCTGAAAGGTGAGGTATAAAATCAACACAACGGAGTAAAAATACTCCAACACATATTTTATGTCCATGAGAATTCTAGGTCACTAGTGCGCAATCCAACTGAACTCACAGGACAACCTACCAAATCTTAGGATACTTCTTTTTATAGAAttaacaactttcattgagaaaaaaaaatgaaattgtacaagggcatacaaaaaaacaagCCCCACAATAACACCCTTTCTAAGGAAAGAGATTCCAATTAAGTAAAATGTTACTGTTACCTAATGAACAATCACAAAAAAGCTTTGATACCAAAGCCAAAAACGACACATAAAACCTCACTAAGGACCAAACCTCACAGAACATTAAATCCTATTGAACCCATTTCCTCTAGGTCCTTTATTACATCAGTATCCCTCGTTGACCATCAGGCCAACAACTCACAGGCAACTCATGATGGTTAAAGATCTTAGCACTTATCATGGATCAAGGTAAACTTCTACTTGGTGCTCCTCTAAAAAATTCTTGTAATTATAACACCCtttttaggataaattatAACACCTATTTCATTCACACCAATTGAAGGAACTAATTACGATGCACTTGCCTTTGGATTGGTTTCTTGTTGTCCCGTTATGcatcttttctttcaataacAGAAGTCCCtgatttcttattaaaaattaaataaataaaggtaGGGCAATTCTAACAACAAAAGTAACATTAACAAATAATCCCAACTAAAatagcaaataaataataaaaattatgttgaACAGGAAAGCTACAGACTGTTGACACAAATCACTTCATTGATAGAAATAAGCT
This is a stretch of genomic DNA from Cucumis sativus cultivar 9930 chromosome 4, Cucumber_9930_V3, whole genome shotgun sequence. It encodes these proteins:
- the LOC101217808 gene encoding protein RIK isoform X1; translated protein: MTEDSGVRVSSEEPIAVPYIDSSSQTKQRKKRKWDQPAESFLSTATAVPGVLPSYNQTLLGGVAVTTVAALAQVSPINCATSTQSKIQDELIAREISINDAEPSVRYKLTKRQTQEEIQRHTGAVVITRGKYHPPNTPSDGNKPLYLHISAGAHLKDMAERILAVDRAAAMVEEMLRQGQNLATLSFSPLNNEFKVNQPLSMSVFLGFDTDPSMNIAARIRGPNDQYINHIMAETGVTVSLRGLGAGNTEGACEEQRLHLFLTSNNSKNLEDAKKLAEDLMDTISKEFGVSRVSSCKVYSAVPPPQQVYGAVPPPPQVYGAVPPPLQVYGAVPPLPKVYSAVPPQLLCSTPQFARVESLGNEPTTSSASSLISSASPTIVSPVSSVIPGVAPVISQGSILQSGLPQSQSTAISYIKPLISGGTNYNGYSGIYPQATPLQQVALALKQVSSTTTPVAVPNRPALSVSNMNVNSDAEKEKRPNQRRKFQELPICVQGSSISNQDSELSNNPSNKPTVKSVSNMPAPRKLVQRSSNGMGPPQPRSMPPPPTPKKSTSAVKVIVQDKELSLDTIKHDVVSDTLVKLMEYGEDDDSEEGVESLNSDNTTGGIANRKPFWAV